The region GCCCGCTGACTGTGGCATAATGCGACAATGCGTTCACAATTGTCTCGATTCGTAGACAGCAGCGAGGCGGCCTTCGGCCCGCAAGCCGCGTATTTGCTGGGGTGGAAGCTGGCATAATTCTTGCATGGATAATTGAGGGTGGAAATTATACAGCGGGTGGAATGCAGATACGAGGGAAAAGAGAAGGATATTAAAGAAAATTAAGAAAATTACCCAATTTTTGCACGAATTTCAAATTTTTTATTCTAAATTTCCGACGTCAGCAGGATTTTACCGGCTACTTGCGGAACAGACATAAGTATTGCTTATAACACCTGTCTTCTTTTGCTCGCATCTAGCGCGGTCGTACCGGGGATAATATCTGCGTAGGAAGCGGGGTGGGGCTGGTGAAACGGGATGACAGGCGCCAGCTTATGGCGGCGTTTGGTATGGTGGGCAATGTCGGCATCGGCATGGTCGCTTCGGCTGCCGTGGGCTTGATCGGCGGCCGCTTCATCGACAACTGGCTGGATTCCAGTCCTTGGGCGACGGTAATCGGCACGCTGCTCGGCCTGATCGCCGGATTATGGTCCGCCTATAAAAGGGTCGCCAGTGATGAATAGCCCCGGATTAGCCGATTCACGGGAAACTCTGGGCCGGGTGGCGAGAAAACTACTGCTGCAGTTGTCGGCGTGGGCCGCAACCGTCGTCGGCGTTCTATATTTTACCGGTCACGGCGACAAAATCGCCGGCTTTCTGGCGGGTACGGCTATCAGCGCTGTTTATGGGCTGCTCGTCTGCTACCGGGTGAGACGCAGCGCTTCGCTGTCGCCGCAAAAAGCGGTGGCCTATATGCGGACAGGCTGGCTGATTCGGCTCGCGTTTATCGTTTTGGCGCTGGCCTGGTCGCTCAAGGTGCCGTCGCTGAATTTCGGCGCCGTGGTGGCGGGCCTGCTGTCATTGCAGATAATAATCTTCGTCAACGGATTCTATCTGGTGGTCAGGCATTCAACAGCCAAGTAATCTACGAAGAAAGGGGTGAAACATATGGGACATGGGGGACACGAAATCGGTTCACATAAAGTAGCCCACTTCTTCGGCTTTGCCTTCAACATGGATACGCTCTACATGACATGGATGGTCATGGCCATCGTTATCGTTCTGGCGATACTTGCCGTCCGCCGTCTCGAAACTGTGCCGCGGGGCATGCAGAACGCCTTCGAAATGGCGATCGAGGCCATCGGCGGTCAGGTCGATGCGACTATCGGGCCCAACAGCAGGAAGGTCGCGCCGCTATTGATCACGCTGTTTGTCTTCCTGCTGACTTCCAACTGGCTGGGCCTGGTGCCGGGCTTCACCTCCCCGACTAACGATCTCAACACTACTCTCGGTCTGGCGCTGATGATCATCGGCTTCGTCCACGTACTGGGAGTAGGCCATCACGGGTTGAGCCATTTCAAGCACTTTATCCAGCCGCATCCTCTGTTCTTGCCGATCAACATCATCGAGGAAATAGCCCGGCCGATAACGCTGTCTTTCCGTCTATTCGGCAATATCATGGCCGGAGAGATTCTGATAATCCTGATCGCCGCGCTGCCGCTATATTACGGCGAGCCGCTGGTCGGCGTGCTCTGGCTGGGCTTCAGCGTGATCGTCGGCCTGATCCAGGCTTTCATCTTTACCATGCTGTCGACATCCTACCTGAGCAACTCGCTCAAGGAAGAGCACCATTAGTCGAGACTAATCCCAAATCAGCCTAAATATAAGGAGGAAACCACTGTGGAACACGCAATCATCGTAGCCGCCTCGGTAATCGCCGCTGCGCTGGCAATCGGACTGGCCGCTTTCGGCGCCGCTATGGGCGACGGGCAGGTAACCGCCAAAGCTATCGAGGGGATGGCCAGACAGCCGGAAGCCAAAGGCACCATTCTGGTCAACATGTTCATCTCCGTCGGCTTGATCGAGTCCATTCCCATTATCGCTGCGGTTATCGCCCTGGTGCTGGTGTTTGCCAATCCGTTCATCAAGTAAATGATTTTGCTGGGCGACGGGAGCATTTTCCCGTCGCCTCCCTTAAGCCTTGCAGAGGAGGGGCAACGACTTGGTTGAGTTGAATGCTACGCTGATAGCGCAAATCATAAATTTTCTGCTCTTGGCCTACATTCTGAAGAAATTTGTCTTTGGGAAGGTTCTCCAGGCGATGAGCGACCGCCAGGCGCGTATCGCCGGCAGTATTGAGTCGGCCGACCGCGAGCGGGCGGCTGCCGAGGAGCTTAAGCGCGAGTACCAGGAACAGCTCGCTCAGGCCCGGACTCAGGCCCAGACAATCGTCGAGAAGGCCACCAAGCTCGCCGAACAGGCGAAAGACGACATTATCAAGGAAGCACGGGCCGAGCACGCCCGTCTCATGAAGGAAGCCCAGGAAGAGATTGCCCGCGAGCGCGAGCGGGCCGTGGCCGAGCTCAGGAATGAGGTCGTGTCCCTGTCCATCGCCGCCGCCGGCAAAATTATCGGGCAGAACCTGGATGCCAACGCTAACGCCAAACTGGTCAGCGATTTCATCAATAATCTCGACGGACAGAAAATAGGTGGTGTCCAATGATCGCCAGCCAACTCGCCCTGAGGTACGCCGAGGCCTTGTACGAGATCGCGGCCGAGAAAGAGGCGCTCGACGGCGTGGAGAAACAGTTGGGCATCGTGGAAGAGACGCTCGTCGAATTCGGCGAACTGGCAACGCTTTTATATCATCCGCAGGTGCCGCTCGCGGCCAAGAAGGAAACGATCACCAAGGTCTTCGGACCGCAGGTTGACGACTATGTTCGCAACTTCCTGCTCCTGCTCGTCGATAAGCGCCGTGAGACGGCGCTCCCGGCGATCATCAGGGAGTACAGGCAGTTGGCCAACAAGGCTCGCAACATCGCCGAAGCCGAAGTGACCACGGCCATGCCGCTGGCGGAGGGCGACAAACAAGCCCTGGCCGCCAAGCTGAGCGCCGTTACCGGCAAAAAGATCGTGCTCAACACCCGCGTCGACGGAAGCATCGTCGGCGGCGTGGTGGTTAAGATCGGCGACAAACTGATCGACGGCAGCGTGGTCCGTCAGCTCGAAACCCTGAAGGCGGCGCTGCTCAAGACCGAAGTGAGTAAGATTGGGGTGACTTACTGAGTATGAAACTGAGGCCTGAAGAAATTACGGCAATCATCAAGCAACAGATAGAGCGCTACCAGGTCGACCTCAACGTAGACGACGTCGGCACGGTCATCGAAGTCGGCGACGGCATCGCCCGCATCCATGGCCTGGAGAAGGCCATGGCCGGCGAGCTCCTCGAGTTTCCGAACAGCGTCTACGGCATGGTTCTCAATCTTGAGGAAGACAATGTCGGCGCCGTTCTTCTGGGTGGCGAGCTGCTGATAAAAGAAGGCGACACCGTGCGCCGCACCGGCCGCATCATGCAGGTGCCGGTCGGCGACGCGATGGTCGGCCGGGTCGTCAACGCCATCGGCCAGCCGATCGACGGCAAAGGTCCGATCGACACCAAGGAGTTCCGGCCGGTCGAGTACCGCGCTCCCGGCATTGCCGACCGCCAGTCGGTCAAGGAGCCTCTCCAGACGGGTATCAAGGCCATCGACGCCATGATCCCCATCGGCCGCGGCCAGCGCGAACTTATCATCGGCGACCGCGGCACCGGCAAGACGGCCATCGCCATCGACACGATCATCAATCAGAAAGGCCACGGCGTTATTTGCATCTATGTGGCCATCGGCCAGAAAGCGTCCACCGTCGCCCGCGTCGTTCATACCCTTGAGGAAGCCGGCGCGATGGAATATACCATCGTCGTCGCCGCCACCGCTTCCGACAGCGCGCCCCTGCAGTATCTCGCGCCTTACGCCGGGGTTACGATGGGCGAACATTTCATGTACAAAGGCGGCGCCGTGCTGTGCGTCTACGACGACCTCTCCAAGCACGCCACCGCTTACCGCGCCATGTCGCTGCTGCTTCGCCGCCCGCCGGGCCGCGAGGCTTATCCGGGCGACGTGTTCTACCTACACTCCCGTCTGCTGGAACGGGCCGCCAAGCTGTCCGATGAACTGGGGGGCGGCTCGATCACCGCGCTGCCGGTCATTGAGACGCTGGCCGGCGACGTTTCCGCCTATATTCCCACCAACGTTATTTCGATCACCGACGGCCAGATATTCCTGGAGAGCGAGCTGTTCTACTCCGGCACTCGTCCGGCCATCAACGCCGGTATTTCCGTGTCTCGCGTCGGCGGCTCCGCCCAGATCAAGGCCATGAAGCAGGTCGCCGGCCGTCTGCGCCTCGACCTCGCCCAGTACCGCGAAATGGCGGCCTTCGCCCAGTTCGGCTCCGACCTCGATAAAGCGACCAAGGCGCTCCTCGACCGCGGCCAGCGGATGACCGAGATCCTCAAACAGCCGCAGTACGAGCCGGTACCGGTGGAAGAGCAGGTCCTGACGATCTATGCCGGCGTAAACGGCTACCTGGACAGCATCCCCATCGACCAGGTCGTCCATTTCGAGCAGGATTTCATCAAATTCATGAAGGCTAATTACGCCGAGATCGGCAAAACCATCCGCGAGAAAAAGGTCATCGACAAAGAGACCGAAGCCGCGCTCAAGGAAGCCCTCAAAGAGTTCAAAGACACTTTCGCGGCTTACGATAAGACCGGCGCGCAAGCGGGGTGATAACTGATGGCCAGTACTCGGGACATACGGCGCCGCATTAAGAGCGTCAAAAACATCCAGCAGATCACCAAAGCCATGAAGATGGTGGCAGCGGCCAGGCTGCGCCGGGCCCAGGAACGGGCCAACTCCAGCCGCCCCTACACCGACAAGATCCGTGAGATTCTCGCCGGCGTGGCGAGCGGAGCCAAGGAATCCGGGCATCCGCTCCTGGCGGTGCGGGAGGTCAAGCGTACGGCCTACCTCATTATCGGGGCCGACAAGGGTCTGGCGGGGGCGTACACCTCCAATCTCCTGCGCGAGGTGCTGCCCAACGTCAGCGGCCGGGACGACGTCCATCTGCTAACCGCCGGCCGCAAGGTGCGGGATTACTTCCGGCGCAGGGGCTATACCATCGATCAGCAGTATACCGGATTTTCCGAGAAGCCGACCTATGACATAGCCGTCAGTATGGCCCGCGACGTGGCTTCGGCCTACGAGCGCGGCGAATACGACGAGGTCTATCTGGTCTACACCCGCTTCTTCTCGCCCATCAACCATAAGCCGACCACCGTGAAACTGCTGCCAGTCGACACCGATACGGCGCACGGGGAAGAACAGCCGCGCGAGTACATCTTTGAGCCGTCGGCGGAAGAAGTGCTGGGGCTGCTGTTGCCGAAGTACCTGGAAACGGTCGTTTTCGGCGCCCTTCTCCAGTCGGCGGCCAGCGAACTGGGGGCCAGGATGACGGCCATGGGTTCGGCCACCGACAACGCCCAGGAGCTTATATCCAAGCTGGTTCTCAACTACAACAAGATTCGCCAGGCGAACATCACCCGCGAGATTTCCGAGATCGTGGGCGGCGCCGAGGCCCTCAAATAGTAAAACGCCGCTGCCGAATGAGGCCGGGACGCCGGACGCCCGAAGGGCGCGACGCGGACGGGCCGCACGCGGCAACGAGCAGGAGGGGACAGAATGAACACTGGTAGAGTAATTCAAGTCATCGGGCCTGTCGTTGACGTCGAATTTCCCCCGGAGCACCTGCCTCCGATTTATAACGCCGTCAAAATCGACGAGCAGGTCGGCGAAGTAAGAGTAAAACTGACGGTGGAAGTCATGCAGCACCTCGGCGACAACGTCGTCCGTTGCGTGGCCATGTCGTCCACCGACGGCCTGACCCGCGGCATGAAGGCCGAGGATACCGGCTCGCCGATCAAGGTTCCCGTAGGCAAGGGCACGCTGGGCAGGGTATTCAACGTGCTGGGCGAAACGGTCGACAACGACGACCGCCCGGTCGAAGCCGACGATTATTGGCCCATCCACCGTCCGGCTCCGTCCTTCGAGGACCAGGAGACGGCGACCACCATCCTTGAGACGGGGATCAAGGTCGTCGACCTCATCGCCCCCTACGCCAAAGGCGGCAAGATCGGCCTGTTCGGCGGCGCGGGCGTCGGCAAGACGGTTATCATCATGGAGCTTATCCGCAACATCGCCACCGAGCACGGCGGCTTCTCGGTCTTCTCGGGCGTTGGCGAGCGCACCCGCGAAGGCAACGACCTGTGGACGGAGATGAAGGAGTCCGGGGTTATCGACAAAACCGCTCTGGTTTACGGCCAGATGAACGAGCCGCCCGGAGCGAGGATGCGCGTCGGCCTCACCGGCCTGACGGTGGCCGAATACTTCCGCGATAAGGGCGGCCAGGACGTGCTGCTGTTCATCGACAACATCTTCCGCTTCATCCAGGCCGGCTCGGAGGTTTCGGCCCTCCTCGGCCGCATGCCGTCCGCAGTCGGTTACCAGCCCACGCTGAACACCGACGTCGGCGCCCTGCAGGAACGCATCACTTCGACCAAAAAAGGCTCGATCACATCGGTGCAGGCCGTGTACGTGCCGGCCGACGACCTTACCGACCCGGCGCCGGCGGCGACCTTCGCCCATCTCGACGCCACCACCGTTCTCTCGCGTCAGATTTCCGAGCTGGGCATCTATCCGGCGGTCGATCCTCTCGACTCAACCTCGAGGATTCTCGACCCCCACGTAATCGGCCAGGAGCACTACGAAGTGGCCCGCGGCGTGCAGGAAGTGCTGCAGCGCTACAAGGAGCTGCAGGACATCATCGCCATCCTCGGCATGGAGGAGCTCTCCGACGACGACAAGCTCACCGTGTCCCGGGCCCGCAAGATCCAGCGCTTCCTGAGCCAGCCCTTCTTCGTGGCCGAAGCGTTCACCGGCACGCCGGGCAAATACGTGCCCCTCAAGGAGACTATCCGCGGCTTCAAGGAAATCCTCGCCGGCAAGCACGACGATCTGCCTGAGCAAGCCTTCTTTATGTGTGGCCCAATCGAAGATGTGGTGGAAAAGGCGCGCCAGATCAAGGGGGAATAAGCTGTGGCCAATACCATCCGGCTTGATATCGTCACCCCTGAACGCATCGTCTATTCCGACGACGTCAATATGGTGATCGCCCGGGCCACCGACGGCGATATCGGCATCCTGCCCGGACATGCCCCGCTGGTGGCCGGCATGGACATCTGGCCGCTCCGGGTTATCAAGGACGAGGGTGAGCGCCAGATATCCGTGTGTGGCGGGTTTATCGAGGTCCGGCCCGACAAGGTTACTGTCCTGGCGTCCTGTGCCGAGCTGCCCGACGAGATCGACGTCAAGCGGGCCGAAGCTGCACGCGCCAGAGCCGAAGGCCGCATCAAGGACGCCACCCCCAATGTCGACATGGCCAGGGCCGAAGCCGCCCTGCGACGGGCGATAATTCGCCTGCGGGTGGCCGAAGGCGGCAAAACACGGGATATTTGAGCATAACGCAAGGCCGGGGATAACCTCCCCGGCTTTTTGTATTCTAAGCAGCGCCAATAATTACATGCATAGCTCCCCTAAAAACTGGCAAGAATAAGCTTAGAGAAGGATGGGGAGTAGTATGCGCAGAAGTATTTGCTATGCGTTGATGGCCGGCTTCCTTTTTTTGTCGCTGTTCGTCTGGGTCCAAGCGGGCGACGCTGTCCACGCCACGCGGGTCGGGTTACTCAGCGAGGCCATGGAAGCCACCGGGGCGGTGACGGAAACCGTCGCTTTCAACGCTTGGTCGGAGTTGCCTGATGCCGAGCTGAGCGATGACGAACTAAAGCGCGTTGTCCGGGCGTCGATGGCGAAGCTGGGTTACGCTAAGGGACAATACGACCTAAAGCTGACCCGCAGCGAGCGCCATCGCCTCGTCAGGGCGGAGGCATCCGGCTCCGGCCGTCGTATCGCCGTCATTGCCCAAATCGTCTATCCTGTCTGGGACAGGAAAAGACCCGAGGCGTACCTGGTGGTCAACACCGAGTCTCAGGCTGCGGAGGCCGACATCTCCCTGCTTCGCAGCCGGGTAGCCGACGCCGGAGCCTGCGGCGGAGGCAGCGCGCGGATATCCACTTGCCTGGTGGGCTGGCTTGATGGTAAACTAGATAAGGAAAAGTGGCCAGAAAAACTACATGCGGCCGGACAAGTCCTCGGCGCAACGGACGCCGAACTGACCGTCCAGCCGGGATACGCCGGCATGACGGGGTTTTCCCCCGAGCTGCCGGAAAGCATCGTCGTAGGCGACAAGCGGATCAACATTAATCTTGCCATCCGCTACAGCCCTTACGACAACCGCACCTATGTAGTCATCGCCTCGCCGGTGATAACCGGCGAATATTAGCAGCAAGCGGTGGGAGGAAAGTAAGTGGAAAGACTGATAGTCAGCGGGGGGAAAAGACTGTCCGGCAGCGTTAAGATCAGTGGCGCCAAGAACGCCGTGTTGCCGATAATCGCGGCCTCGCTACTGGGGACGACGACCAGCAGGCTGGAGGAGATACCCGCCCTCGAGGACGTTGGGACGATCAGCGAGGTGCTGGGGCATCTCGGCGTAGCCGTCTCGAAAGAAGAGGAAGGAACGCTGATCGTTGACAGCGCCGGCCTCTCCTGCTGCGAAGCGCCCTACGAGCTTGTCCGCAAAATGCGGGCATCCTTCCTCGTAATGGGTCCTCTCCTCGCCAGAGCCGGTCAGGCGCGCATTTCCCTGCCGGGCGGCTGCGCTATCGGCACCAGGCCGATCGATCTTCACCTCAAGGGATTCGAGGCTCTGGGGGCGGAAATCGTCCTCGGTCACGGTTATATCGAAGCCCGGACGAAGCAGCGGCTGAAAGGGGCGCGGATCTATCTCGACTTTCCCAGCGTCGGCGCTACCGAGAACATCATGATGGCCGCTTCTCTGGCCGAAGGGCAGACAATCCTCGAAAATCCCGCCGAAGAGCCGGAAATCGTCGACCTGGCCAACTACCTCAACACCATGGGAGCGAGGATCCGCGGCGCGGGGACCAATGTCATCCGCATCGAGGGGGTCAAAGAACTAAAAGGCACCACCCATGCCGTTATCCCTGACCGGATCGAAGCCGGCACCTACATGGTGGCAGCGGCGATCACCGGCGGCGACGTCTGGTTGGAGAGCGCCCTGTCCGAGCATCTCAAGCCGGTCACCGCCAAGCTTAAGGAAGCGGGCGTGACGATCGAAGAAAAGATCGACGGGGTGATGGTCCGCGGCACGGCATCGGTCAAGGCGGTGGACGTCAAAACTCTCCCCTATCCCGGATTCCCCACCGACATGCAGTCTCAGTTTATGACACTGATGACGGTGGCCAACGGCACGAGCGTAATCACCGAGACGGTGTTCGAGAACCGCTTCATGCATGTGGACGAACTCAAGCGCATGGGGGCGAGCATTAAGATCGAAGGCCGCAGCGCGATTGTGGAGGGGGTGCCCAAACTGACCGGCTGCCCGGTCAAGGCGACCGACCTCAGGGCCGGCGCGGCGCTGGTGCTGGCGGGCCTGGTGGCTGACGGCAAAACCGAGATAAGCTGCATTCATCATATTGATCGCGGTTATGAGGATATTGTCGGCAAACTGACCAACCTGGGCGCGGATATCGTCCGGGTGGGATAAATGGAAGTAATAAGGGGCGGCCGGAGGGCCGCTCCTTTAGCTTGTCATATAATGCTAACCCCTCGCATATGATTGGACACATAAGTGCGGGAGGGGCGGGCGTGAAAAAGGTGTTGGCGCTGACCGTAGTGCTTGTCATCGTCGTTGTCATCGTGATCCCCGCCGTGGTGCTCTATGGTTTGGGCGGTCCTGCGGGAACGCGGTCGACGGGCATCAGGAAAGGCGAGGACATCCCGATCAGGGTTTATCTTCACGACCAGGACCGGATCGTGGAAATGAGCCTGGAAGAGTATGTAAAAGGCATGGTGGCGGCCGAGATGCCGGCCGAGTTCGAGCTTGAGGCCCTTAAGGCCCAGGCGGTGGCGGGCAGAACGTATGCAGTCAAACAGATGGCGCTGTTTGGCGGCGGCGGGTTGGCGAACCGGCCGGGAGCCGACGTTAGCACGAATCCTGCCGAAAGCCAGGCGTGGATGAGCACTCTCCAACTGCGCGACAGATGGGGTCCGTTTGCATTTGACCGCTACTGGGCCAAAATCGGCCGGGCGGTCGAGGAAACGCGAGGACTGATCGCGACCTATAACAGCGAGCCAATCAACGCCGTCTTTCATTCCACCAGCGGCGAGCGTACGGCTTCCGCACAAGAGGTGTGGGGATTTGACTATCCCTATCTCAGAAGCGTGGTCTGCACCTGGGACAAAAAGTCGCCCCGCTACAGCGACAGCCGGGAATACAGCTTAGTCGAACTCGAGCAGCGCCTCGGCTCGGATGCCGGGGTTGTGGCGGCCGCCCAGGGCGGCGGCGGATCGGTTGCCCAGATTATCGACCGGACCGAGTCCGGCCGGGTATCAAAGGCCAGGGTGGGCAGCAAAACATTCTCCGGTCTCGACCTCCGCAAGAAGCTCGAGCTGCGTTCGGCCAATTTCACCATGGAATCCAAGGACGGCAAGGTGGTATTCAAGACCACCGGCTACGGCCACGGCGTGGGCATGTGCCAATACGGCGCGAACGGCATGGCCAAGGAAGGCAGGAGCTTTCGCGACATCCTGACCTATTACTACACCGGCGTCAAGATCGCCAGCATCCACGAATCGTAAATGCAGCGAGCAGTCTGTATAGGCCATTCAGACCCCCCGGATACGAGGCGGCCCGGGCATGCGAGCGAGGCGTACTTGAGATGTACGGCGAGCGAGCACGCGCAGGGCCGAGAAAGTAGACGGGGGGTTACCAATGGCTGAAAAAGGGAATAATGGGATTGTGAGGTGATTTACAATGCCCATTAAACCCTGGCCGGAAGATCTTTTTGCAGAATTAAAGCGGCTTGGTGAGCGGCGGACATGGACGGCGGCGCGTCCGGTGTACGTCGCTACCGGACTGGTCATCATGGCCTCCATACTCATGCTGGTTGTGGTCAGCGGCGTCAGGCAGCCGGCCGTGCCGGTCCCCACAGCCCCGCAAATCAGCCGGGAGGCGCCCTCGGCGACGGCGGTACGCCAGTTGAAGCCTGCGGGAGGCGCGGCGGAGGTGCAGGCGGCTGACCCTCAACAGGTTAAGCAGGCAGTGGAGCGGAGCTCCGGACCGCTCACGCCCGGCAACAAGCCCCATAGACCTGTTGCCGGGGCGGTGACGGTGGGCTTCGGCTGGCAGCTTCACCCTTCGTATGGCGACTGGCGCTACCATCCTGGCGTCGATATCGCCGCGCCGGCCGGCGGCGGCGTAAAGGCGATGCTGGGCGGCCGGGTAACGGAGATTTATAAGGACAGGCAGTACGGCCTGTCCGTGACGGTGGCCGGCGGCGGTTACACCGTCCATTACGGATCGCTGGCTTCCGTCGCCGTCGCCAAAGATCAGCAGCTTTTTGCCGGTACTTCCATAGGCAGCGTCGGTGAGGCGCCCCACGAGCGCTTTCCTCATCTCCACCTGGCGGTAAAAAACGGCGATAACTATGTCGATCCTCAGGAAATATTGGTAAAATGCGAATAGCCTTTTTCCGCCCGCCTGCCCCGTCAGCGGCCGAAAATGCGTGACATGTCACGCATTTTTTTATTTTGTCCGCATATACATGGTAGCAAACGGAGGGCGAGGGGGAAATTGGGATATGAAGGACTATATCCGCAAGCGGGTGCTGGACATCTGTAATCACATACTCGATAGCAAGCATACGGTAAGACAGACGGCAACCGTTTTCGGGGTGAGCAAAAGCACCGTACATAAAGATATGATAGAGCGACTGCCCACCATCAACAAGCGCCTGGCGAACAAGGTGCGCCACATACTGGAGATCAACAAGGCCGAACGCCACATTCGCGGCGGCGAGGCGACCAGGAAGAAGTATAAAGATGGCAAAGAAAATAGTGAGAAATAAAAGGAATTACTGTCATAAGATAGAACTATTAGTTATTATTTATTGCAAAGAGTAACACTGTTCGAGTTAGCTCTTTTTTTTGGCCGCGGAGGGACAAGCTTCAGGAGATTGCAGTAGCGGAAAGGAGTTTCGGAATGTTCGGAATGTCGATGGATATCGGAGTGGACTTGGGAACGGCTACCGTACTCGTATATATAAAGGGCAAGGGAATCGTGCTGCGCGAGCCGTCGGTCGTGGCAATCGACCGCGATACCAACCGCATCATCGCGATAGGGGAGGAAGCCCGCCGGATGCTGGGGAGGACGCCGGGCAACATCGTGGCCATCCGTCCTTTGCGGGAAGGCGTCATTGCCGATTACGACACCACGGAAAGCATGTTGAGGCATTTCATCGAGAAGGTTGCCGGCAGGAGCATGTTCTTCAAGCCGCGCATCATGGTGTGCGTGCCATCCGGCGTCACAACGGTGGAGAAAAGGGCGGTGCTGGAGGCGGCCATGCAGGCGGGGGCCCGCAAGACGTATCTGATCGAAGAACCGCTGGCGGCGGCACTCGGCGCCGGCCTGGTCATATCCGAACCGTGCGGCTCGATGGTCGTCGATATCGGCGGCGGCACTACCGACGTTGCGGTGCTAAGCCTCGGCGGCATCGTCGTCAGCGAGTCGCTCAGGGTCGGCGGCGACAAATTTGACGAAGCGCTGGTGCGCTATATCAAGAAGGAATACAATATCATGATCGGCGAACGTACCGCTGAGGAGATCAAGGTCAACGTCGGCACGGCATTCCCGTCCGGCCGCAACGAATCGATGGAAATCCGCGGCCGCGACCTGGTGTCCGGTCTGCCGAAAACGATGCGGATCGGCTCCACCGAGACCCGTGAGGCGCTGGCGGAACCCATCTCCCTCATAATCGAGTGTGTCAAGACGGTGCTGGAAAAAACGCCGCCTGAACTGGCGGCCGACATCGTCGACCGCGGCATCGTTATGACCGGCGGCGGCTCGTTGCTTCACGGGCTGGACAGGCTCATCAGCCAGGAGACAGGTATACCGACCTATCTGGCCGACGACCCGCTGTCTTGCGTGGCGCTGGGTACGGGCAAGGCGCTGGAGTCTCTCGAAACCATTCAGGATTCGCTTACGACAATCAAAAAAGGCAGCATTGCCTGATATCGGCCGTCCGGGGGATCAATCCCCGGACGGCTGCTTTTCTCTGTTTTTTCCACAACTTTCCTGGCTGAAAGTGCTTAAGAAATCGCCCGATTCACCGATAAATAGAATAGGAGGTGAATGGATGATACGGGGAATTTATGTCGCCGGGTCGGGAATGATGACCGAGGCGACGAGGACCGACGTTATTGCCAACAACCTCGCCAACGCAAGCACGGCGGGCTATCGCAAAGATGTCGCCATCGGCAAGGATTTCCGCAGCATGCTCATCCGGCGGATCAATGACGGGCCGAACAGCCCGCTTATCGGCAGTATGGGGGTCGGCTCGGTGATCGACGAGGTCGCCACCATCCACGAGCAGGGGGGCATAAGACCGACCGGCAATAAGTTTGATCTGGCCATCGAAGGCCGTGGCTTTTTCGCGGTCGAGACTCCCGCCGGGGTGCGCTACACCCGCAACGGCGGCTTCACCCGCAGCGCCCAGGGCGAGCTGGTGACCGTGGACGGGTATCGGGTGCTGGGTCAGGGCGGAGCCATCCAGCTGGGCGATCCCGAAAGCCAGGTGTATATCGCCGACGACGGGCGGGTGATGGTGGACGACGCCGAAGCCGACACGCTGCGAATTGCCGACTTCGCCGACGTTAAGCGGCTGGTCAAGGAGGGCGCCAACCTGTTCGCCGCAGCGCCGGGCCAACAGGAAGAGCCGGTGGCGGGCATTACGGTGCGCGCGGGCTATCTTGAGCACTCCAACGTTAACGTAGTCGCCGAGATGGTCAACCTCATCGCTGGCTACAGGGCGTACGAGATCAACG is a window of Selenomonadales bacterium 4137-cl DNA encoding:
- a CDS encoding ATP synthase subunit I — protein: MARKLLLQLSAWAATVVGVLYFTGHGDKIAGFLAGTAISAVYGLLVCYRVRRSASLSPQKAVAYMRTGWLIRLAFIVLALAWSLKVPSLNFGAVVAGLLSLQIIIFVNGFYLVVRHSTAK
- the atpB gene encoding F0F1 ATP synthase subunit A; the protein is MGHGGHEIGSHKVAHFFGFAFNMDTLYMTWMVMAIVIVLAILAVRRLETVPRGMQNAFEMAIEAIGGQVDATIGPNSRKVAPLLITLFVFLLTSNWLGLVPGFTSPTNDLNTTLGLALMIIGFVHVLGVGHHGLSHFKHFIQPHPLFLPINIIEEIARPITLSFRLFGNIMAGEILIILIAALPLYYGEPLVGVLWLGFSVIVGLIQAFIFTMLSTSYLSNSLKEEHH
- a CDS encoding F0F1 ATP synthase subunit delta is translated as MIASQLALRYAEALYEIAAEKEALDGVEKQLGIVEETLVEFGELATLLYHPQVPLAAKKETITKVFGPQVDDYVRNFLLLLVDKRRETALPAIIREYRQLANKARNIAEAEVTTAMPLAEGDKQALAAKLSAVTGKKIVLNTRVDGSIVGGVVVKIGDKLIDGSVVRQLETLKAALLKTEVSKIGVTY
- the atpF gene encoding F0F1 ATP synthase subunit B, which encodes MVELNATLIAQIINFLLLAYILKKFVFGKVLQAMSDRQARIAGSIESADRERAAAEELKREYQEQLAQARTQAQTIVEKATKLAEQAKDDIIKEARAEHARLMKEAQEEIARERERAVAELRNEVVSLSIAAAGKIIGQNLDANANAKLVSDFINNLDGQKIGGVQ
- the atpG gene encoding ATP synthase F1 subunit gamma codes for the protein MASTRDIRRRIKSVKNIQQITKAMKMVAAARLRRAQERANSSRPYTDKIREILAGVASGAKESGHPLLAVREVKRTAYLIIGADKGLAGAYTSNLLREVLPNVSGRDDVHLLTAGRKVRDYFRRRGYTIDQQYTGFSEKPTYDIAVSMARDVASAYERGEYDEVYLVYTRFFSPINHKPTTVKLLPVDTDTAHGEEQPREYIFEPSAEEVLGLLLPKYLETVVFGALLQSAASELGARMTAMGSATDNAQELISKLVLNYNKIRQANITREISEIVGGAEALK
- the atpA gene encoding F0F1 ATP synthase subunit alpha, with the protein product MKLRPEEITAIIKQQIERYQVDLNVDDVGTVIEVGDGIARIHGLEKAMAGELLEFPNSVYGMVLNLEEDNVGAVLLGGELLIKEGDTVRRTGRIMQVPVGDAMVGRVVNAIGQPIDGKGPIDTKEFRPVEYRAPGIADRQSVKEPLQTGIKAIDAMIPIGRGQRELIIGDRGTGKTAIAIDTIINQKGHGVICIYVAIGQKASTVARVVHTLEEAGAMEYTIVVAATASDSAPLQYLAPYAGVTMGEHFMYKGGAVLCVYDDLSKHATAYRAMSLLLRRPPGREAYPGDVFYLHSRLLERAAKLSDELGGGSITALPVIETLAGDVSAYIPTNVISITDGQIFLESELFYSGTRPAINAGISVSRVGGSAQIKAMKQVAGRLRLDLAQYREMAAFAQFGSDLDKATKALLDRGQRMTEILKQPQYEPVPVEEQVLTIYAGVNGYLDSIPIDQVVHFEQDFIKFMKANYAEIGKTIREKKVIDKETEAALKEALKEFKDTFAAYDKTGAQAG
- the atpE gene encoding F0F1 ATP synthase subunit C, whose translation is MEHAIIVAASVIAAALAIGLAAFGAAMGDGQVTAKAIEGMARQPEAKGTILVNMFISVGLIESIPIIAAVIALVLVFANPFIK
- a CDS encoding AtpZ/AtpI family protein encodes the protein MKRDDRRQLMAAFGMVGNVGIGMVASAAVGLIGGRFIDNWLDSSPWATVIGTLLGLIAGLWSAYKRVASDE